The nucleotide sequence TTTTCGTTTTACGCATGATTGTCATTTCCTCCGTTATCCATCCAATTCATTTATAAGAGCTATTCAAGCTCTGCGACACCAAACTGCCCGATTTTACGGAACTTTTGGTATCGGTCTTCCACTAACTGCTCGGGGCTCATTTCCAGCAACTGCTGAAGATGGCGCCAGATTGCTTCTTTAATCGATTCAGCTTGTAATGCAGGATCACGATGCGCGCCACCTTGAGGCTCAGGAATAATATCTTCAATAACACCTAGCTGTAACAAATCTTTCGCAGTGATCTTCATCGCTTCTGCGGCTTGATCTGCTTTGGATGCATCCTTCCAAAGAATGGACGCTGCTCCATTAGGTGAAATAACCGAATAGATGGCATTCTCCAGCATTAAAACGCGATTACCCACACCTAGTGCTAACGCGCCACCACTACCGCCTTCACCAATAACAATGCAAATAATCGGAACACCGAAAATCGCCATTTCTCGAAGGTTGCGAGCAATCGCCTCCGATTGTCCTCTTTCCTCAGCGGTATCTCCAGGATAGGCGCCCTTCGTATCGATAAATGTAATAATCGGACGACCGAATTTATTCGCCTGCTGCATGAAACGAAGTGCTTTCCGAA is from Candidatus Cohnella colombiensis and encodes:
- a CDS encoding acetyl-CoA carboxylase carboxyltransferase subunit alpha; the encoded protein is MPNELPFERPLAEQRKKIDELKKFGIEKEIDFTDEIGRLEERYKQMEQEIYSQLSAPQIMHMARHHQRPTSLEYIQQVFTDFIEFHGDRVFADDLAIVGGIAKLNGIPVTVVGHQRGKDTKDNIQRFFGSPHPEGFRKALRFMQQANKFGRPIITFIDTKGAYPGDTAEERGQSEAIARNLREMAIFGVPIICIVIGEGGSGGALALGVGNRVLMLENAIYSVISPNGAASILWKDASKADQAAEAMKITAKDLLQLGVIEDIIPEPQGGAHRDPALQAESIKEAIWRHLQQLLEMSPEQLVEDRYQKFRKIGQFGVAELE